GTGACGAAGGCCACCACCGCCTGTCCTTTGAGCGCATCGGGACGGCCCACCACGGCCGCCTCGGCGACCAGCGGGTGGCTGACGAGTGCGCTCTCCACCTCCATCGTCCCGAGCCGATGTCCGGCAACGTTCACCACATCGTCGATACGGCCCATGATCCAGAAGTATCCGTCCTCGTCGCGCCGCGCCCCGTCGCCGGTGAAATACACGCCGGGAATCTGACTCCAGTACTGCTGCACGTAGCGGTCGGGATCGCCGTAAATGGTGCGCAGCATGCCCGGCCATGGTCGCTTGATCACCAGAAAGCCGCCCTGGTTGGCGCCGACCGGCCCGCCCTCGCGCGTCAGGACGTCCGCCACAATGCCGGGGAACGGCCGGGTGGCGGAGCCCGGCTTGGTGGGCGTGACGCCGGGTAGCGGTGAGATCATGATGCCGCCGGTTTCCGTTTGCCACCAGGTGTCGACGATCGGGCAGCGCTGCCGGCCGATTTCTTCGTGATACCAGATCCACGCCTCGGGATTGATCGGCTCGCCGACGGTCCCGAGCAGCCGCAGGCTCGATAGGCGGTGACGGCGGGGCCACTCGCGGCCCCATTTGCTGAAGCTGCGGATGGCAGTGGGCGCCGTGTAGAAGATACTGACGCCGTACTTGTCGATGATACTCCAGAACCGGTCCGGTTCGGGATGATTCGGCGCGCCCTCGTACATCAGCGTGGTGGCGCCGTTGGCCAGGATGCCATAGACGACGTAGCTGTGGCCGGTCACCCAGCCGATGTCGGCCGTGCACCAGAACGTGTCTTCGTCCGTCAGGTCGAAGATCCACTTGCTGGTGATGTAGCTGTGCACCATGTAGCCGCCGGTGGTGTGCACCACGCCTTTCGGTTTGCCGGTGGTGCCGCTGGTGTAGAGGATGAACAGCGGATGCTCCGCATCCAGCGGCTCCGGCTCACACACCGCGTCGGCTTTCTCCATCAGGTCGTGCCACCAGCGATCGCGGCCGCCCTTCATCGATACCGTTTCGCCGGTGCGGCGGACGACCACCACGTTCTCGACCGAGGGGGCGTCGCGCAGGGCCTCATCGACGTTGACCTTCAACGGCACCACCGTGCCGCGACGGTAGCCGCCATCGGCCGTCACCACCAGCTTGGCCTGGGCATCGTTCAGGCGGTCGCGCAGCGCCTCGGCGCTGAAGCCGCCGAAGACGACGCTGTGCGGCGCGCCGATGCGCGCGCAAGCGAGCATGGCAATGGCCGCCTCGGGAATCATCGGCAGATAGATCCCCACCCGATCGCCCTTGCTGACACCGAGGCGCTTCAGCACGTTGGCGAACCGCGACACTTCGCGGTGCAGGTCGTGATAGGTCAGGGTGCGGCTGTCCCCCGGCTCGCCTTCCCAGATGATGGCGGCCTTGTTCCGCCGCCACGAATGGAGGTGCCGGTCGATGCAGTTATACGCCAGATTGGTGGTGGCGCCCACGAACCACTTGGCAAACGGCGTCTTCCACTCGAGCACCGACTGCCAGGGAGAAAACCAGTCCAGCTCGTGCGCGACCTCGGCCCAGAACTTGTCCGGGTCCTCCTGCGCCAGGCGCGCCCAGCCTTCGTACGCGGCGGCGCTCGCAATATGCGCGGCCGTGAATTCCGCCGGTGGTGGGAACACGCGCTTTTCCTGCAAAACGGATTCAATATCTATCTGTGACATCTCGCACCCTTCTGTTCCCTCACGGAGAACCGTGACGACTTCCCTTCGACTGCGCTCGGGACCTGCCTTCGGCTCGGCTCACGAGATGGCGCTCACGGCACGGCTGGCGCTGCGCCCACATCCTTCCGGGCAAGGGGATCACGGTCCTACTGTACCATTAACGCTGGACGCAGGGTCAAGCCGCCCTGATCGCCAGGGTGTCCCATTCCCGCAAGCGGAAGGAAAGTCGTTCGCCCAAGCGCCGCAGCTCGGCGAAGGCGGCAGCGTCCCACTGCTCATCGCCGGCAGCTCTGACCACGGCGTAGTAATGATTCTGCGCGTCCCACAGATTGAGCATCAGTCCCTGGCTCTCGGCGAAATCGAGGACGGCGTGGGCTCGCGTCACACCACCGTGTGCATCGCCTCGGGCCACTGCGTCGACCGCCCGCACCAGCGCCTGCTCCAACAGGAGTTGGATGGCGCCCAACGCTGGCACGATGCCCCAGCGTTGGGCGTCGGCCCACACCGCCAATGCGGCCTCGGCCCTTTCCGCTCCGGCAACGAATTTGGCCACCGCCTGCTCCAGGCGGCGCTGCACCACGAACCCGGTTGCCAGACCCAGCTCCGGTGGCAGCGGCACGCCTGCCTGTGCCAGGAAATCGAGCAAGCGGCGATTATTGCTCACAATGCGTTCATAGTCGGCACTGTATTCCGCCATCACCTGCGCCATGAGGTGATCGACGATGCGGCGCCGTTCAGCAACGAACAGGTGACGCAGGGTGTAAAAGGCGCCGCCCAGCGCGTGATCGATTCCGCGTACCAGCTCGCTCAACGGCTCGGAAAAAAAGGTCTGCAGCAGCTGGGCCTTGAGCGGCGCGTAGTCGGCTGTCGTCTCCGCCACGGCGCAATGCATGTCGTGCCCGCCGAGGTGGAGCGCCGCGTAGGTAAAGTCACTGCTCTCCTCCGTGGCTTCGCTGCGAAGATGGGCGCGACCGATGGCGAAGACGGTATCCCCGCTGCGTTCGAGCACCCGATCCTCCGACGTGGCCCGATAGGCGTACACGCGGGTCTTCGGCTCCGTTGGGGTAAAGAGCGAGTTCATGGCGTAGTGCGCTGCCACCCGGCTGTTGTCGGTGATCTGGGGACGAATCAGCTGCCGATACAGTTGGCGGCCGTCGCCGTACTGCGGCAAGTTGCTGTGGACCAGTTGGAGCCGGCGCAGGAACTCTGGTTCCAGATTGGTGCCCAGGTGGCTGGCAAGCTGGAGGGCGCGCGCGGCGTAGCTGAGCACTTGCGTGGTTTCCAGGCCCGACGGCTCGTCGAAGAACCAGCCGCAACTGGTGAACGACAGGAGCGCGTAGTGCTCCATTTCGAGCAGTTTCCAAATGCGAGTGCGGGCGCGGCTGTCCGGTGTGGCCAGTACATGGCGCTGCAGGAAGGCATCGCGCCGTTCAGGGTCGCGCCGCAAGATGATGGCGACATAGGCGTCGCGCGCCGCCCAGGGGTCGTGCAGCAGCTTCCCGCCCTGTTGTTCGAAGATCGCATCGAGCTGCGCCTTCAGCCAGTCCAAGGACTGCCGCAGCGGCGCCCGCCACGCCTGCTGCCAGCCGGGATGGCCGCCGCTGTGGCAACCACAATCCGCGCGCCAGCGCTCGACGCCGTGGGCGCAGCTCCACGAGGAGTTGTCGCGGATCTCGACGTCGTCGACCACAGCGACGCGGTCGAGATAGGCGGCGTAGTTCGTGAGCCGGACCTGCGCTTCGCGCTCGATGGTTTCGATGGTGGCCGCCAACGCCATCTCGCCGAAGCGATGATGGTGGCCGTACGATTCGCCGTCGGTGGCGATGTGCACGAGCCGGGGTGGGGCGTCAGGTGCTGCCGGGGGGATGAGCGCGGCCGCGGTGAGGCGTCGGGCGAACTCCCGGCCATCATTCAGGAGACCGCTGAAGGCCACGGCGTGGGAGATCTCGGCGTCATAGAAGAACACCGTAATCTCGAGTCCCCGGCCGAGGGCGCAGCGGTAAGGGCGTTGGCAATCGATGCGGCCGTCGTGCACCTCCTCCCACTGGCGGCCGTCATAGCGCAGGCGCGCCGCCTGCGACGGGGCCAGAATCGTGAAGCGCATACCGTTCTCGGCCAATACCGCCAGCGTGGAACGATCGACGGCGGTTTCGGGCAACCACATGCCGTCGGGCACGCGGCCGAAGCGGTGCACGAAATCGGCGATGCCCCAGCGCACCTGTGTCTGCTGGTCTCGCGGGCTGGCGAGCGGCATGATGCAGTGCCCGTACACTTGCGCCAGCGCGCTACCGCGGCCGAAGTGGCGCGCGCTGGCGCGGTCGGCGTGCTG
This genomic window from Candidatus Binatia bacterium contains:
- the acs gene encoding acetate--CoA ligase, with the protein product MSQIDIESVLQEKRVFPPPAEFTAAHIASAAAYEGWARLAQEDPDKFWAEVAHELDWFSPWQSVLEWKTPFAKWFVGATTNLAYNCIDRHLHSWRRNKAAIIWEGEPGDSRTLTYHDLHREVSRFANVLKRLGVSKGDRVGIYLPMIPEAAIAMLACARIGAPHSVVFGGFSAEALRDRLNDAQAKLVVTADGGYRRGTVVPLKVNVDEALRDAPSVENVVVVRRTGETVSMKGGRDRWWHDLMEKADAVCEPEPLDAEHPLFILYTSGTTGKPKGVVHTTGGYMVHSYITSKWIFDLTDEDTFWCTADIGWVTGHSYVVYGILANGATTLMYEGAPNHPEPDRFWSIIDKYGVSIFYTAPTAIRSFSKWGREWPRRHRLSSLRLLGTVGEPINPEAWIWYHEEIGRQRCPIVDTWWQTETGGIMISPLPGVTPTKPGSATRPFPGIVADVLTREGGPVGANQGGFLVIKRPWPGMLRTIYGDPDRYVQQYWSQIPGVYFTGDGARRDEDGYFWIMGRIDDVVNVAGHRLGTMEVESALVSHPLVAEAAVVGRPDALKGQAVVAFVTLESGHKPTEELRLELREHVAKEIGAFARPDDVRFTETLPKTRSGKIMRRLLRDVAAGKESVGDTSTLEDLSVLARLRQEEE
- a CDS encoding DUF3536 domain-containing protein, which translates into the protein MSISGAEHFVCVHGHFYQPPRENPWLEAVEVQDSAAPYHDWNDRVTAECYAPNAAARWLDEQGHIVALRNNYNRISFNFGPTLLAWIEQARPDLYGHIQHADRASARHFGRGSALAQVYGHCIMPLASPRDQQTQVRWGIADFVHRFGRVPDGMWLPETAVDRSTLAVLAENGMRFTILAPSQAARLRYDGRQWEEVHDGRIDCQRPYRCALGRGLEITVFFYDAEISHAVAFSGLLNDGREFARRLTAAALIPPAAPDAPPRLVHIATDGESYGHHHRFGEMALAATIETIEREAQVRLTNYAAYLDRVAVVDDVEIRDNSSWSCAHGVERWRADCGCHSGGHPGWQQAWRAPLRQSLDWLKAQLDAIFEQQGGKLLHDPWAARDAYVAIILRRDPERRDAFLQRHVLATPDSRARTRIWKLLEMEHYALLSFTSCGWFFDEPSGLETTQVLSYAARALQLASHLGTNLEPEFLRRLQLVHSNLPQYGDGRQLYRQLIRPQITDNSRVAAHYAMNSLFTPTEPKTRVYAYRATSEDRVLERSGDTVFAIGRAHLRSEATEESSDFTYAALHLGGHDMHCAVAETTADYAPLKAQLLQTFFSEPLSELVRGIDHALGGAFYTLRHLFVAERRRIVDHLMAQVMAEYSADYERIVSNNRRLLDFLAQAGVPLPPELGLATGFVVQRRLEQAVAKFVAGAERAEAALAVWADAQRWGIVPALGAIQLLLEQALVRAVDAVARGDAHGGVTRAHAVLDFAESQGLMLNLWDAQNHYYAVVRAAGDEQWDAAAFAELRRLGERLSFRLREWDTLAIRAA